The nucleotide sequence CCATCGAGCAGGATCGCGCGGGCGACCTGCGCGAACTGGTCGCGCCGGCCACGCGGCTGGTGCGCGCGGTGGCGGCGGAGAGCCAGCGCTAGGTCGAGGCCCTGCGCCGCGGCGTTGCCGCGAGCCAAAGCGTCAGCAGGCCGGCGAGCAGCAGGCCCAGCAGCACGCCCAGGTGCGGCAGCACGTCGTGCAGCGGCGCGCCCATCTGGTTGAGCCGCAGCGAGGCCTGGATGCCGGCCGTGCTCGGGAACAGCCAGCGCAGGGCCTGCAGCGGCGCGGGCAGGGCCTCGACCGGCCACGAGAAACCCGACAGAAAAGCCATCGGCAGGGCCGTGAACAGCAGCACCTGCAGCGCCCGTTCGCGGTCGCGGAACCAGCAGCCCAGCAGCAGGCCCAGCGTGCAGATCGCGGGCACGTAGAACGCCAGCAGCACCACCGCGCCGAAGGGATTGCCGCCACGCGGATAGTCCTGCAGGAAGAACACCCAGCCGAAATAGAAGATGCCGCTGAGCACGCCGAAGCCCGACAGCGCCGCCAGCCGGCCCAGCCAGGCGCTCATCGAGGCGCGCAGCCGCCGCGCCTCGGCCCAGGTGCCGGCCAGCATCGCGGTGCCCATCAACAGCGTCTGCTGCAGGATCAGCAGCGCCACCGCCGGCACCACGTAGCTGCCGTAGCCCTCGGTGGGATTGAACAGCGCCACCAGTTGCGTGACCAGCGGGCTGCGGCTG is from Variovorax paradoxus and encodes:
- a CDS encoding ABC transporter permease — its product is MDRRRALARFSAAWSDTALAVLRDKGVLLIMLLAPIIYGFFYPWPYGSQAVTRVPVAVVDQDHTGLSRQIARFAMANPRLDVRLVTADVHEAQQALWRGEIEGYALLPADLKRSVLRGLPAVVSIEGNGAYALLNKAVLYGFSEAVGTVSAGVEIRKLQAGGQSAVQAARSRSPLVTQLVALFNPTEGYGSYVVPAVALLILQQTLLMGTAMLAGTWAEARRLRASMSAWLGRLAALSGFGVLSGIFYFGWVFFLQDYPRGGNPFGAVVLLAFYVPAICTLGLLLGCWFRDRERALQVLLFTALPMAFLSGFSWPVEALPAPLQALRWLFPSTAGIQASLRLNQMGAPLHDVLPHLGVLLGLLLAGLLTLWLAATPRRRAST